TCGCCTCGGGGCGCACCGGGCACCCGGGAATGTAGGCGGACACCGGGACGACCTTGTCGATCCCCTCCAGGACATTATAGCATCCCCGGAAGGCTCCGCCACTGCAGGCACATGCGCCGACCGCGACAACGAATTTCGGTTCCGGCATCTGGTCGTAGATGCGCTTGAGCC
This genomic interval from Acidobacteriota bacterium contains the following:
- a CDS encoding NADH-quinone oxidoreductase subunit B, with amino-acid sequence LKRIYDQMPEPKFVVAVGACACSGGAFRGCYNVLEGIDKVVPVSAYIPGCPVRPEAIIDGVAKLLGSLQTKSA